The following proteins come from a genomic window of Sorghum bicolor cultivar BTx623 chromosome 3, Sorghum_bicolor_NCBIv3, whole genome shotgun sequence:
- the LOC8062298 gene encoding probable inactive purple acid phosphatase 16: MRKWSHGLAPASVVLLAALTVAGLRPATAHAHGRPPLRFGPAGVFKVALFADLHYGENAWTDWGPAQDAKSDRVMAAVLDAENPDFVVYLGDLVTANNLPIPNASLYWDRAISASRSRGVPWATVFGNHDDMPFEWPPEWFSPDGVPPLRCPASPPPSTPDSGCSFRGTPRTDLMAAETGANSRLSYSSSGPRELWPGVSNYVLQVLSRRRRTRAGDDHDPALLMYFLDSGGGSYTEVVSSAQVKWFHSQSQFLNPNGRIPELIFWHIPSTAYVKVGPKAKSEIRKPCVGSINKEEVAPQAAEWGIMDALAKRPSVKAVFVGHNHGLDWCCPYQELWLCFARHTGYGGYGGWPKGARIIEVTEDPFSAVSWIRMENGSRHSHVTLSS; encoded by the exons ATGCGCAAGTGGTCGCACGGCCTCGCGCCCGCCTCCGTCGTACTGCTCGCCGCGCTCACGGTGGCCGGGCTGCGGCCGGCGACGGCGCACGCGCACGGGCGGCCGCCGCTCCGGTTCGGGCCGGCAGGAGTGTTCAAGGTGGCCCTGTTCGCAGACCTGCATTACGGCGAGAACGCGTGGACGGACTGGGGCCCCGCGCAGGACGCCAAGTCCGACCGCGTCATGGCCGCCGTCCTCGACGCCGAGAACCCAG ACTTCGTGGTGTACCTCGGCGACCTGGTGACGGCGAACAACCTCCCGATCCCCAACGCGAGCCTGTACTGGGACCGCGCCATCTCGGCCTCCCGAAGCCGGGGCGTCCCGTGGGCGACGGTGTTCGGCAACCACGACGACATGCCCTTCGAGTGGCCGCCCGAGTGGTTCTCCCCCGACGGCGTCCCTCCGCTGCGCTGCCCCGCCAGCCCACCGCCGAGCACGCCGGACTCAGGATGCAGCTTCCGAGGGACTCCCCGGACCGACCTCATGGCGGCGGAGACCGGCGCCAACAGTCGGCTGTCCTACTCGTCCAGCGGGCCCAGGGAGCTGTGGCCCGGCGTCTCCAACTACGTCCTGCAGGTGCTCTCGCGACGACGACGAACCCGCGCCGGCGACGATCACGACCCAGCTCTGCTCATGTACTTCCTCGATTCGGGCGGCGGGTCGTACACCGAAGTGGTGTCCAGCGCTCAGGTCAAGTGGTTCCACAGCCAGTCTCAGTTCCTCAATCCAAATGGAAG GATCCCTGAGCTCATCTTTTGGCATATACCAAGCACGGCGTACGTGAAGGTAGGTCCAAAAGCCAAGTCAGAGATAAGGAAGCCCTGCGTTGGCTCCATCAACAAGGAGGAAGTGGCGCCACAGGCAGCTGAATGGGGCATCATGGATGCACTCGCCAAGAGGCCGTCAGTTAAG GCAGTGTTTGTTGGCCATAACCACGGGCTGGACTGGTGCTGCCCGTACCAGGAGCTGTGGCTGTGCTTCGCACGGCACACTGGGTACGGGGGATACGGTGGCTGGCCCAAAGGAGCGAGGATCATTGAGGTCACGGAGGATCCATTCTCGGCAGTGTCATGGATACGGATGGAGAACGGGAGCAGGCACAGCCATGTTACGCTCAGCTCCTGA